The sequence CGCGTCTTGCAGTGTGTTGAAAAAGCTCTCTACTGACGAAGCTACGTTTGTGGTGCTATCGCCCAGCAGAGTGTCTAACTGCTCTGCCTGCTCTAAATTCGCTTCGTAGTAACTGACGTTTGAAATATCGTTTCGTAATTGGCGATTGGCAAATTCATCGATCATGCGCTGCACACGCAGGCGCTCCAAGCCGCCGTACTCGCTTTCCATATACTCGGTGCGTTCACGAACGTAGCTCGGAGTGTTTGTATTATTAATGTTTTTACCGGTAATTTGCAGGCTCTGCTGATGAGCTAATATGCCGTTTTTACCGATATTTAATAAGTCAAAACTCATCGATGTCTCTCCAATAACTCTGTGCCCTATATCGGCACTGAGTAAATAATGTTTAGTTCAGGCGGCAATTTTTTGCCGCCCGTTGCAGACGCTTTAAATTGCTTTGTCCGCAAATGCCGGGTTATTTAACACCGACTGAATTTTCTGTGCGTATTTAGGATCTGTCGCATAGCCCGCTGATTGTAGGGCTTCTGCGTATTGCGCCGGATCATCAGCGACCTCTAACGCCTGCTGGTAACGCGGGTGCCCTTTTATAAAATCAACATAGTCCTGCAAGCTCTGTTCCACGTTAGAGTATGAGCGAAAAGCCGCACGCTCTTTGCGGGCCACGTCGCCGTCAAACTCTAATGTACTGACGTGGGATTTATCCCCTGCCCAGCGCTGGTCGGCTTTTATATTGAATAAGTTATTACTTGAGCCGCCATGCCGCCCCGGTACTAATCGCTGACCCCATCCGGTTTCCAAAGCAGCTTGAGCAATCAGTGCATTCGGGTTCAGTCCTTCTTGTTTCGCTATTTTCTCAGCATGCGGCTTTAGCGCTGCGACAAAGCTTTCCGGACTGGTAAACTTCGCTTCACCATCGCTTAACTTAGCGGTATTAACGCGCTTATTGCCGTAATAAAGCCCTGCATCGACGCCACCATGCTCACTCAGGCGCTCCGCTCTGTTTTTCATACGTGGGTCATCTAAGTTCGCACCAGAGCGGTTCTGATGTCCATGCTGGTAGCTGTCGTCACCGCCGAGCTGCTTAACCATAAGCTCAGCCAAGCCTAACGAGCCTTGACTGGACAACTCCGACGTCAGCTGCTGGTCGTA comes from Idiomarina sp. X4 and encodes:
- the flgJ gene encoding flagellar assembly peptidoglycan hydrolase FlgJ; this encodes MTSSNAQFKQAELAMDTHSLNGLRERAFNPDDKQALMEAAQQFEAIFLNMVMGSMRKANAVFEEGNMLDSRYTKMYRDMYDQQLTSELSSQGSLGLAELMVKQLGGDDSYQHGHQNRSGANLDDPRMKNRAERLSEHGGVDAGLYYGNKRVNTAKLSDGEAKFTSPESFVAALKPHAEKIAKQEGLNPNALIAQAALETGWGQRLVPGRHGGSSNNLFNIKADQRWAGDKSHVSTLEFDGDVARKERAAFRSYSNVEQSLQDYVDFIKGHPRYQQALEVADDPAQYAEALQSAGYATDPKYAQKIQSVLNNPAFADKAI